Proteins found in one Streptomyces sp. CB09001 genomic segment:
- the glgB gene encoding 1,4-alpha-glucan branching enzyme yields the protein MALRDTSIPEPSGPVAPAPGVCATAPPLDPTDRGRLLAGAHHDPHALLGAHPVPGGIAFRALRPFAREVGVVVDGERHALASEEDGLFSGVLPLAGVPAYTLVVAYAEGEAQETHDPYRFLPALGELDLHLIGEGRHEQLWQALGAEPMTHEGVTGTRFTVWAPNAQGVRVATDFTHWDGTAFPMRSLGSSGVWELFLPGVGEGTRYKFEIHSRYGHRFLKADPMARAAEEPPNTASVVTASRYEWSDAEWMRTRADTPVHEAPFSVYEVHLPSWRPGLTYRELAEELPAYVKDLGFTHVELMPVAEHPYGPSWGYQVTGFYAPTARLGSPDDFRFLVDALHRAGIGVIMDWVPAHFPKDDWALGRFDGDPLYEPGDSRRAEHPDWGTYTFDFARTEVRNFLVANAVYWCEEFHIDGLRVDAVASMLYLDYSRDSGQWEPNQYGGREDLAAMAFLQEMNATVYRRCPGVVTIAEESTAWGGVTRPTDTGGLGFGLKWNMGWMHDSLEYVAHEPVHRKYHHHEMTFSMVYAYSENYVLPISHDEVVHGKQALVSKMPGDWWQRRANVRAYLGFMWAHPGKQLLFMGQEFAQGAEWSEKQGPEWWLLDEGYHSAGDHRGVRDLVRELNTRYARTPALWQRDTDPAGFRWVSVDAAEDNVFAFLRYGTDGTPLLAVSNFSPVVRHDYGLAVGDEAVAWQEVLNTDAEEYGGSGVTNPDPVKPEDGSVRITLPPLATVWLMPYAP from the coding sequence GTGGCCCTCCGCGACACCTCGATCCCCGAGCCGTCCGGTCCCGTCGCACCCGCACCCGGTGTGTGCGCGACCGCGCCGCCCCTGGACCCCACCGACCGGGGGCGCCTGCTGGCGGGCGCCCACCACGACCCGCACGCCCTGCTCGGCGCCCACCCGGTGCCCGGCGGCATCGCCTTCCGGGCGCTGCGTCCCTTCGCCCGCGAGGTGGGTGTGGTCGTGGACGGTGAGCGCCACGCCCTCGCGTCGGAGGAGGACGGCCTGTTCTCCGGTGTCCTGCCGCTAGCCGGGGTCCCGGCGTACACGCTGGTGGTGGCGTACGCCGAGGGCGAGGCGCAGGAGACGCACGACCCGTACCGCTTCCTGCCCGCCCTCGGCGAGCTGGACCTGCACCTGATCGGCGAGGGCCGGCACGAACAGCTGTGGCAGGCGCTCGGTGCCGAGCCGATGACGCACGAGGGCGTCACCGGCACCCGGTTCACCGTGTGGGCGCCCAACGCCCAGGGGGTGCGGGTCGCCACCGACTTCACACACTGGGACGGCACCGCGTTCCCGATGCGTTCGCTCGGTTCGTCCGGGGTGTGGGAGCTGTTCCTGCCCGGCGTCGGCGAGGGCACCCGGTACAAGTTCGAGATCCACTCCCGCTACGGGCACCGGTTCCTGAAGGCCGACCCGATGGCCCGCGCGGCCGAGGAGCCGCCGAACACCGCGTCCGTGGTGACCGCCTCGCGCTACGAGTGGAGCGACGCGGAATGGATGCGGACCCGGGCCGACACGCCTGTGCACGAGGCGCCGTTCTCGGTGTACGAGGTGCACCTGCCGTCCTGGCGGCCCGGGCTGACCTACCGCGAGCTGGCCGAGGAGCTGCCCGCCTACGTCAAGGACCTGGGCTTCACCCACGTCGAGCTGATGCCGGTCGCGGAGCACCCCTACGGGCCGTCCTGGGGCTACCAGGTCACCGGCTTCTACGCGCCGACCGCGCGCCTCGGCTCCCCGGACGACTTCCGCTTCCTGGTCGACGCGCTGCACCGGGCCGGCATCGGCGTGATCATGGACTGGGTGCCGGCGCACTTCCCGAAGGACGACTGGGCACTGGGCCGCTTCGACGGCGACCCGCTGTACGAGCCCGGGGACTCCCGGCGCGCGGAGCACCCGGACTGGGGCACGTACACCTTCGACTTCGCGCGGACCGAGGTGCGCAACTTCCTCGTGGCGAACGCCGTGTACTGGTGCGAGGAGTTCCACATCGACGGCCTGCGCGTGGACGCGGTCGCCTCGATGCTGTACCTCGACTACTCGCGCGACTCCGGCCAGTGGGAGCCCAATCAGTACGGCGGCCGGGAGGACCTGGCGGCCATGGCCTTCCTCCAGGAGATGAACGCGACCGTCTACCGGCGCTGCCCGGGCGTGGTGACCATCGCCGAGGAGTCGACCGCGTGGGGCGGGGTGACCCGGCCGACCGACACCGGCGGGCTCGGCTTCGGCCTGAAGTGGAACATGGGCTGGATGCACGACTCGCTGGAGTACGTCGCCCACGAACCGGTGCACCGCAAGTACCACCACCACGAGATGACCTTCTCGATGGTGTACGCGTACAGCGAGAACTACGTGCTGCCGATCTCCCACGACGAGGTGGTGCACGGCAAGCAGGCGCTGGTGTCGAAGATGCCGGGCGACTGGTGGCAGCGGCGGGCGAACGTGCGCGCCTACCTGGGCTTCATGTGGGCGCACCCGGGCAAGCAGTTGCTGTTCATGGGCCAGGAGTTCGCGCAGGGTGCCGAGTGGTCGGAGAAGCAGGGCCCCGAATGGTGGCTGCTCGACGAGGGGTACCACTCGGCGGGCGACCACCGCGGGGTGCGGGACCTGGTCCGCGAGCTCAACACCCGCTACGCCCGCACCCCCGCCCTGTGGCAGCGCGACACCGACCCGGCCGGCTTTCGCTGGGTCTCGGTGGACGCGGCCGAGGACAACGTCTTCGCGTTCCTGCGGTACGGCACGGACGGGACTCCGCTGCTGGCGGTGTCGAACTTCTCGCCGGTCGTGCGGCACGACTACGGGCTCGCCGTCGGCGACGAGGCCGTCGCCTGGCAGGAGGTGCTCAACACCGACGCCGAGGAGTACGGCGGCAGCGGCGTGACCAACCCGGACCCGGTGAAGCCGGAGGACGGGAGCGTCCGGATCACGCTGCCCCCGCTGGCGACGGTGTGGCTGATGCCGTACGCCCCGTGA
- a CDS encoding maltokinase: MPKTAPLRPRRRQLAEPMASLGELLRQWLPRQRWFAGKDRPVAELGLLSMTELFPGCLHLLVHTGQGSVPSPGGVPPAGDCYQLLLGVREQPAPRLGRAVIGQVQDGPLAGRTVYDALHDPRTAQLLLERLRHPGKAGPLRFEADPARPVPGGLAPRLLDAEQSNSSLIYGDEFILKLFRRIQPGVNPDLEVPDALARQGCGRVPAPVAWMRTTHPYGATLGVLQPFLHGASDGWTLSLNALAAGDEFTVRAHELGQAMGDVHLALASAFPVGAPGENGRTAAAMTERLTAAAHCVPALQPFVPGLRAAFAALSTCDSGPPAQRIHGDLHLGQVLRAGRDWFVIDFEGEPSRPLAERRSAHSPVRDIAGMLRSFDYAARQRRPWRPEWARRCREAFCAGYAARAGWDPRKKHGLLRAYETDRAVYEVLYEARHRPDWLPVPMAAIERLAVRGD, encoded by the coding sequence ATGCCGAAGACCGCACCCCTGCGCCCCAGACGCAGGCAGCTCGCCGAGCCGATGGCGTCGCTCGGCGAGTTGCTGCGCCAGTGGCTGCCGCGCCAGCGCTGGTTCGCGGGCAAGGACCGGCCCGTGGCCGAGCTGGGTCTGCTGTCGATGACCGAACTGTTCCCGGGCTGTCTGCACCTCCTGGTGCACACCGGGCAGGGCTCCGTGCCCTCCCCGGGCGGCGTTCCCCCGGCCGGGGACTGCTACCAGCTGCTCCTCGGCGTGCGCGAGCAGCCCGCGCCGCGGCTGGGCCGGGCCGTCATCGGGCAGGTGCAGGACGGGCCGCTGGCCGGGCGGACGGTCTACGACGCGCTGCACGACCCCCGGACCGCCCAGCTGCTCCTGGAACGGCTCCGGCACCCGGGCAAGGCGGGCCCCCTGCGCTTCGAGGCCGACCCCGCGCGGCCGGTGCCCGGCGGTCTCGCGCCGCGGCTGCTGGACGCCGAGCAGTCCAACTCCTCGCTGATCTACGGCGACGAGTTCATCCTGAAGCTGTTCCGCCGCATCCAGCCCGGCGTCAACCCCGACCTGGAGGTGCCGGACGCGCTGGCCCGGCAGGGCTGCGGCCGGGTGCCGGCGCCGGTGGCCTGGATGCGCACGACCCATCCGTACGGGGCGACGCTCGGCGTGCTCCAGCCGTTCCTGCACGGCGCCTCCGACGGCTGGACCCTGTCCCTCAACGCGCTCGCCGCCGGGGACGAGTTCACCGTGCGGGCCCACGAGCTGGGGCAGGCGATGGGTGACGTGCACCTCGCGCTGGCCTCCGCCTTCCCGGTCGGCGCTCCCGGCGAGAACGGCCGCACGGCGGCGGCGATGACCGAGCGGCTGACCGCGGCGGCGCACTGCGTACCGGCGCTGCAGCCCTTCGTCCCCGGCCTGCGGGCGGCCTTCGCGGCATTGTCCACCTGCGACTCGGGACCGCCCGCCCAGCGCATCCACGGCGACCTGCACCTCGGTCAGGTGCTGCGGGCCGGCCGGGACTGGTTCGTCATCGACTTCGAGGGCGAGCCCTCGCGTCCACTGGCCGAGCGGCGCAGCGCCCACTCCCCCGTGCGGGACATCGCGGGGATGCTGCGTTCCTTCGACTACGCAGCCCGGCAGCGCCGGCCGTGGCGCCCGGAGTGGGCGCGCCGCTGCCGGGAGGCGTTCTGCGCGGGCTACGCCGCCCGCGCCGGGTGGGACCCCCGTAAGAAGCACGGCCTGCTGCGCGCCTACGAGACCGACCGTGCCGTGTATGAGGTGCTGTACGAGGCCCGGCACCGCCCCGACTGGCTTCCCGTACCCATGGCGGCGATCGAACGACTCGCCGTGAGAGGAGACTGA
- the treS gene encoding maltose alpha-D-glucosyltransferase, translated as MTVNEPVPDTFEDTPAGDRHPDWFKRAVFYEVLVRSFQDSNGDGVGDLKGLTAKLDYLQWLGVDCLWLPPFFKSPLRDGGYDVSDYTAVLPEFGDLADFVAFVDAAHQRGIRVIIDFVMNHTSDQHPWFQESRKNPDGPYGDYYVWADDDTRYADARIIFVDTEASNWTYDPVRGQYYWHRFFSHQPDLNYENPAVQEEMLAALKFWLDLGVDGYRLDAVPYLYAEEGTNCENLPASHAFLKRVRREIDAQYPDTVLLAEANQWPEDVVDYFGDYAAGGDECHMAFHFPVMPRIFMAVRRESRYPVSEILAKTPAIPSGCQWGIFLRNHDELTLEMVTDEERDYMYAEYAKDPRMRANIGIRRRLATLLDNDRDQIELFTALLLALPGSPILYYGDEIGMGDNIWLGDRDAVRTPMQWTPDRNAGFSTCDPGRLYLPAIMDPVHGYQVTNVEASMASPSSLLHWTRRMIEIRKQNPAFGLGTYTELPSSNPAVLAFLREYEDDLVLCVNNFARFAQPTELDLREFAGRHPVELFGGVRFPAIGELPYLLTLGGHGFYWFRLTRVASRIGRRA; from the coding sequence GCCGTCTTCTACGAGGTCCTCGTCCGCTCCTTCCAGGACAGCAACGGCGACGGCGTCGGTGATCTCAAGGGCCTGACCGCCAAGCTGGACTACCTGCAATGGCTGGGCGTGGACTGCCTGTGGCTCCCGCCCTTCTTCAAGTCGCCCCTGCGCGACGGCGGCTACGACGTCTCCGACTACACCGCCGTCCTGCCCGAGTTCGGCGATCTCGCCGACTTCGTCGCCTTCGTCGACGCGGCCCACCAGCGCGGCATCCGCGTGATCATCGACTTCGTCATGAACCACACCAGCGACCAGCACCCGTGGTTCCAGGAGTCCCGCAAGAACCCGGACGGCCCGTACGGCGACTACTACGTCTGGGCCGACGACGACACCCGGTACGCCGACGCCCGGATCATCTTCGTCGACACCGAGGCGTCCAACTGGACCTACGACCCGGTCCGCGGCCAGTACTACTGGCACCGGTTCTTCTCCCACCAGCCGGACCTCAACTACGAGAACCCGGCCGTGCAGGAGGAGATGCTCGCCGCCCTGAAGTTCTGGCTGGACCTGGGCGTGGACGGCTACCGTCTCGACGCCGTGCCCTACCTGTACGCCGAAGAGGGCACCAACTGCGAGAACCTGCCCGCCTCCCACGCGTTCCTCAAGCGGGTGCGCCGCGAGATCGACGCGCAGTACCCGGACACCGTGCTGCTGGCCGAGGCCAACCAGTGGCCGGAGGACGTGGTCGACTACTTCGGCGACTACGCCGCGGGCGGCGACGAGTGCCACATGGCCTTCCACTTCCCCGTCATGCCCCGCATCTTCATGGCGGTCAGAAGGGAGTCCCGCTACCCGGTCTCGGAAATCCTCGCCAAGACGCCCGCGATCCCGTCCGGCTGCCAGTGGGGCATCTTCCTGCGCAACCACGACGAGCTGACCCTGGAAATGGTCACCGACGAGGAACGCGACTACATGTACGCGGAGTACGCCAAGGACCCGCGCATGCGCGCCAACATCGGCATCCGCCGGCGGCTCGCCACCCTGCTGGACAACGACCGCGACCAGATCGAGCTGTTCACGGCGCTGCTCCTCGCCCTTCCGGGATCCCCGATCCTCTACTACGGCGACGAGATCGGCATGGGCGACAACATCTGGCTCGGCGACCGCGACGCCGTGCGCACCCCGATGCAGTGGACGCCCGACCGCAACGCCGGCTTCTCGACCTGTGACCCGGGCCGCCTCTACCTGCCCGCGATCATGGACCCGGTCCACGGCTACCAGGTGACGAACGTCGAGGCCTCGATGGCCTCGCCCTCCTCGCTGCTGCACTGGACCCGGCGCATGATCGAGATCCGCAAGCAGAATCCCGCCTTCGGCCTGGGCACCTACACCGAGCTGCCCTCCTCCAACCCGGCGGTGCTGGCCTTCCTGCGCGAGTACGAGGACGACCTGGTGCTGTGCGTGAACAACTTCGCGCGGTTCGCCCAGCCCACCGAGCTGGACCTGCGCGAGTTCGCCGGACGCCATCCGGTCGAGCTGTTCGGCGGGGTCCGCTTCCCCGCCATCGGTGAACTGCCGTACCTGCTGACCCTCGGGGGCCACGGCTTCTACTGGTTCCGGCTCACCCGAGTCGCATCCCGCATCGGCCGCCGCGCTTGA